The following coding sequences lie in one Myxococcus xanthus genomic window:
- a CDS encoding GNAT family N-acetyltransferase: MPADTPLRLRILEAVTDAPAAGWDALVGPDAPPFVRHAWLAAMEESGSATEETGWAPHHLTLWRGPKLVAAAPAYLKFHSMGEYIYDFGWADAAARLGVEYYPKLVVGGPLSPATVPRFLIAPGEDVPALRRALLAAAAGSAQEAGCSSVHVLYPTGDEADFLEAEGLARRITLQFHWKNPGYGSYDDYLARFDSKRRNQLKRERGAAATQGITLRTVRGDELSQVHAQRAYGFYTSTCERHAWGQIQLTPDFFARVFRTMPGSVELVEAVRGQQVIAGAFNLATPERLYGRYWGAFEEHPFLHFHVCLYHSVEDCIRTGRKVFEPGAGGEHKVSRGFEPTAVHSAHLIFDRTLDGAVRGFLRREHARLAPAVEEAERICGLKPWPLAASPGTQGATGT, translated from the coding sequence GTGCCCGCCGATACCCCGCTCCGTCTCCGCATCCTCGAAGCAGTGACTGATGCCCCGGCCGCAGGCTGGGACGCGCTCGTCGGCCCCGACGCCCCACCCTTCGTCCGGCACGCCTGGCTGGCGGCCATGGAGGAGAGCGGGAGCGCCACCGAGGAGACAGGCTGGGCGCCGCATCACCTCACGCTGTGGCGCGGCCCCAAGCTCGTGGCTGCCGCGCCCGCGTACCTCAAGTTCCACAGCATGGGCGAGTACATCTACGACTTCGGCTGGGCGGATGCCGCCGCCCGCCTCGGCGTCGAGTACTACCCGAAGCTCGTCGTGGGCGGGCCGCTGTCCCCCGCCACCGTGCCCCGCTTCCTCATCGCCCCGGGCGAGGACGTCCCCGCCCTGCGCCGGGCCCTGCTTGCCGCCGCCGCCGGGAGCGCCCAGGAGGCGGGCTGCTCCTCCGTCCACGTCCTGTATCCGACGGGGGACGAGGCGGACTTCCTGGAGGCCGAGGGGCTCGCCCGGCGCATCACCCTCCAGTTCCATTGGAAGAACCCGGGCTACGGCAGCTACGACGATTACCTGGCGCGCTTCGACTCCAAGCGCCGCAACCAGCTCAAGCGCGAGCGCGGCGCCGCGGCCACCCAGGGCATCACCCTGCGCACGGTGCGCGGCGACGAGCTCTCCCAGGTGCACGCCCAGCGCGCCTACGGATTCTACACCTCCACCTGCGAGCGCCACGCCTGGGGGCAGATTCAGCTCACCCCCGACTTCTTCGCGCGGGTCTTCCGCACGATGCCCGGTTCGGTGGAGCTGGTGGAGGCGGTGCGCGGCCAGCAGGTCATCGCCGGCGCCTTCAACCTGGCCACCCCGGAGCGCCTCTATGGCCGCTACTGGGGCGCCTTCGAGGAGCACCCCTTCCTCCACTTCCACGTCTGCCTGTACCACTCCGTGGAGGACTGCATCCGGACCGGCCGCAAGGTGTTCGAGCCGGGCGCCGGGGGTGAGCACAAGGTGTCTCGAGGCTTCGAGCCCACCGCCGTGCACAGCGCCCACCTCATTTTCGACAGAACGCTGGACGGGGCGGTGCGGGGCTTCCTTCGCCGGGAGCACGCGCGGCTGGCGCCCGCCGTGGAGGAGGCCGAGCGAATCTGCGGGCTGAAACCCTGGCCCCTGGCCGCCTCCCCGGGCACCCAAGGGGCCACCGGCACCTGA
- a CDS encoding AAA family ATPase, translating into MANQDWVTRLLTGRATADKQLNVHLSERDGGSLHDKMRQAYWWITNNAVICPYYDLEFGSSASLKTPAGDELHLPEDTSYSSFVLIPLLTLFTCRRALLVGGPGRGKTTSAILMALLSGMGRDEVHRGIQRGHPQLSIADLLGAPLPSDMLKAEDLSAVKVSWRKWIGQRVKIIDEYNRIPTKTQSALLSLMAEGYAEMMDQYVYAGRSSWFLTANDDQGGGTFQVIEALKDRIDVVVRAVPFNSGFMDQLLQRLEADKSPEELLPKEVVFTQGELERAYASILEVEVPKDVLERIAFFLGQLDFCRMASPRFEFKHKDTLKLAGQTVAAVCNEQCPLDKKVHLCSQTENGVSVRAYQTILHFAKAMAFFRGHAAVELEDFRQIAPWVLHEKLVPNPRSAFFEVKGHRMLLQDRVAWLRNMFDMAMSHYDTHEPIRRKVTALRQELDKGLSGVDLPTTEKRMNQVTVLMKVLLAQRELSGPVYEDVIHLKSLYSRYRNYATWLKENPGGRP; encoded by the coding sequence ATGGCCAACCAGGACTGGGTGACGCGCCTGCTCACCGGGCGCGCGACGGCGGACAAGCAGCTCAACGTCCACCTCTCCGAGCGCGACGGCGGCAGCCTCCACGACAAGATGCGGCAGGCGTATTGGTGGATCACCAACAACGCCGTCATCTGTCCCTACTACGACTTGGAGTTCGGCTCGTCCGCGTCCCTCAAGACGCCCGCGGGTGACGAGCTCCATCTCCCCGAGGACACCAGCTACAGCTCGTTCGTCCTCATCCCCCTGCTCACCCTCTTCACCTGCCGGCGCGCGCTGCTGGTGGGCGGACCGGGACGCGGGAAGACGACGTCCGCCATCCTCATGGCCCTGCTGTCCGGTATGGGCCGCGACGAGGTCCACCGCGGCATCCAGCGCGGCCATCCGCAGCTCTCCATCGCGGACCTGCTGGGCGCGCCGCTGCCCTCCGACATGCTCAAGGCGGAGGACCTGTCCGCGGTGAAGGTGAGCTGGCGCAAGTGGATTGGCCAGCGCGTCAAAATCATCGACGAGTACAACCGCATCCCCACCAAGACGCAGTCCGCGCTCCTGTCCCTCATGGCGGAGGGCTACGCGGAGATGATGGACCAGTACGTCTACGCGGGCCGCTCGTCCTGGTTCCTCACCGCCAACGACGACCAGGGCGGCGGCACCTTCCAGGTCATCGAGGCGCTGAAGGACCGCATCGACGTGGTGGTGCGCGCGGTGCCGTTCAACTCGGGGTTCATGGACCAGCTCCTCCAGCGCCTGGAGGCGGACAAGTCCCCAGAGGAGCTGCTGCCCAAGGAAGTCGTCTTCACGCAGGGCGAGCTGGAGCGTGCCTACGCCTCCATCCTGGAAGTGGAGGTGCCCAAGGACGTGCTGGAGCGCATCGCCTTCTTCCTGGGGCAGCTCGACTTCTGCCGCATGGCCTCGCCGCGCTTCGAGTTCAAGCACAAGGACACGCTCAAGCTGGCCGGGCAGACGGTGGCCGCGGTGTGCAACGAGCAGTGCCCGCTGGACAAGAAGGTCCACCTCTGCTCGCAGACGGAGAACGGCGTCAGCGTGCGCGCGTACCAGACCATCCTCCACTTCGCGAAGGCCATGGCCTTCTTCCGCGGCCACGCCGCCGTGGAGCTGGAGGACTTCCGGCAGATTGCCCCCTGGGTGCTGCACGAGAAGCTGGTGCCCAACCCGCGCAGCGCCTTCTTCGAGGTGAAGGGCCACCGCATGCTCCTCCAGGACCGCGTGGCCTGGCTGCGGAACATGTTCGACATGGCCATGAGCCACTACGACACGCACGAGCCCATCCGGCGCAAGGTGACGGCGCTGCGCCAGGAGCTGGACAAGGGCCTGTCCGGCGTGGACCTGCCCACCACCGAGAAGCGCATGAACCAGGTGACGGTGCTGATGAAGGTGCTGCTCGCGCAGCGCGAGCTGTCCGGCCCCGTCTACGAGGACGTCATCCACCTCAAGTCCCTGTACAGCCGCTACCGGAACTACGCGACGTGGCTGAAGGAGAACCCGGGCGGTCGCCCATGA
- a CDS encoding suppressor of fused domain protein codes for MKAPETDEDFIQWYEDCWADRDEVEYPKMFGAIDEGVFTLDQTDAIQAWMESELAQVQEADPNWGPMGVRVSPPSESYPYWTYVTSGLSNPFTAAPGEDIPDDAPSGLGYEMVIHTPEEAKWPVFRLLDMMAYNLVSLRAFAMGHRYPVEGSLDGGESKLSGFVFVRDPSRPDHFVLPSGKVQLLTLVGATRNEMAFARSNGMDKLMAKLVAAGSGYITQPDREEVKL; via the coding sequence ATGAAAGCCCCGGAGACGGACGAAGACTTCATCCAGTGGTACGAGGACTGCTGGGCGGACCGCGATGAAGTCGAGTATCCGAAGATGTTCGGCGCCATTGACGAAGGCGTCTTCACGCTCGACCAGACGGATGCCATCCAAGCGTGGATGGAGAGTGAGCTCGCCCAGGTCCAGGAAGCGGACCCCAACTGGGGTCCCATGGGCGTGCGCGTCTCACCGCCCAGCGAGAGCTACCCCTACTGGACCTATGTCACCAGTGGACTGTCCAACCCCTTCACCGCGGCACCCGGCGAGGACATCCCCGACGACGCGCCCAGCGGGCTGGGCTACGAGATGGTCATCCACACGCCCGAAGAGGCGAAGTGGCCGGTGTTCCGGCTGCTGGACATGATGGCCTACAACCTCGTGTCCCTGCGCGCCTTCGCCATGGGCCACCGCTACCCGGTGGAAGGCTCCCTGGACGGTGGCGAGTCCAAGCTGAGCGGCTTCGTGTTCGTCCGGGACCCGTCCCGGCCCGACCACTTCGTGCTCCCCAGCGGCAAGGTGCAGTTGCTCACCTTGGTGGGCGCCACCCGCAACGAGATGGCCTTCGCCCGCTCCAACGGCATGGACAAGCTGATGGCCAAGCTGGTGGCTGCGGGCTCCGGCTACATCACCCAGCCCGATCGGGAAGAAGTGAAGCTGTAG
- a CDS encoding helix-turn-helix transcriptional regulator has product MLAASTSPLRLSLVSEDPLARGALSRALSDQTGVHFEVAAGTQVDLESQPGEPPDVVLWDTGLRPSNVEGPDLGAPVLALVVDEAAGEAALGAGARGLLFRDAEPSALVAALLSVARGLAVFDPALAELRATPRASLPAQATAPDALTPREREVLGLLAEGLSNKAIADRLDISEHTAKFHVNAVLAKLGVQRRTEAVVRAAKLGLVTL; this is encoded by the coding sequence GTGCTGGCCGCATCCACCTCACCGCTCCGGTTGTCCCTCGTCTCAGAGGACCCGCTCGCCCGGGGGGCGCTCTCCCGGGCGCTGAGCGACCAGACAGGCGTGCACTTCGAGGTGGCGGCCGGGACGCAGGTGGACCTGGAATCCCAACCCGGCGAGCCACCCGACGTGGTGCTGTGGGACACCGGCCTGCGCCCGTCCAACGTGGAGGGTCCCGACCTGGGCGCACCGGTGCTCGCGCTGGTGGTGGATGAAGCCGCGGGCGAGGCGGCGCTGGGCGCGGGCGCGCGGGGCCTGCTGTTCCGGGACGCGGAGCCCTCCGCCCTGGTCGCCGCGCTGCTCTCCGTGGCACGGGGGCTGGCCGTGTTCGACCCCGCGCTCGCGGAGCTGCGCGCCACGCCGCGTGCCTCGCTACCGGCCCAGGCCACCGCGCCGGACGCGCTCACGCCGCGGGAGCGCGAGGTGCTCGGGCTGCTCGCGGAGGGGCTGTCCAACAAGGCCATCGCGGACCGGCTGGACATCAGCGAGCACACCGCCAAGTTCCATGTGAATGCCGTGCTCGCCAAGCTGGGCGTCCAGCGGCGCACGGAGGCCGTGGTCCGCGCGGCGAAGCTGGGCCTGGTCACCCTGTAG
- a CDS encoding dipeptide epimerase, producing MTPTLITAVHFEPLHLPLTEPFAIATGAQYAAENVLVRLTLADGTEGLGEAAPFPAVSGETQASTLAALEQVRAGLVGRDARAWRPASEALGDSLALAPSARCAVETALLDALARHYRVPLYVMLGGAQAALDIDMTVTAGDVAHARKSAQAILARGITTLKVKVGALPPVEDAARLMAIHEVAPQARLFADANGGYDVAEALAFLKELARADVPLALFEQPVPAHDVAGMAELTRRSLVPVCADESARSAKDVLRLIREGAAHAINIKTMKCGVVEALTMWSLARAAGLELMVGGMVESVLAMSASAHLAAGLGGFTYADLDTPLFIASHPFQGGARYAGARLELPTDAPGHGVTLA from the coding sequence ATGACGCCCACCCTCATCACCGCCGTCCACTTCGAGCCACTACACCTCCCGCTCACCGAGCCCTTCGCCATCGCCACCGGCGCGCAGTACGCCGCGGAGAACGTCCTGGTGCGGCTCACCCTGGCGGACGGCACCGAGGGCCTGGGCGAGGCCGCCCCCTTCCCCGCCGTCAGTGGAGAGACACAGGCCAGTACGCTGGCCGCCCTGGAACAGGTGCGCGCGGGGCTGGTGGGACGAGACGCTCGCGCGTGGCGGCCCGCGTCCGAGGCGCTGGGGGATTCACTCGCGCTGGCGCCCTCCGCCCGGTGCGCCGTGGAGACGGCGCTGCTCGATGCGCTGGCTCGGCACTACCGCGTTCCGCTGTACGTGATGCTGGGCGGCGCGCAGGCCGCGCTGGACATCGACATGACGGTCACCGCGGGAGACGTGGCCCATGCGCGAAAGTCCGCGCAGGCCATCCTGGCGCGGGGCATCACCACGCTGAAGGTGAAGGTCGGGGCGCTACCGCCCGTTGAGGACGCGGCACGATTGATGGCCATCCATGAAGTGGCGCCCCAGGCCCGGCTCTTCGCGGATGCCAACGGCGGCTATGACGTGGCCGAGGCGCTCGCCTTCCTGAAGGAACTGGCACGCGCGGACGTCCCCCTGGCCCTCTTCGAACAACCCGTGCCCGCGCATGATGTGGCCGGCATGGCGGAGCTCACGCGCCGCTCGCTCGTGCCGGTGTGCGCGGATGAGTCGGCGCGCTCGGCGAAGGACGTGCTGCGACTCATCCGGGAAGGCGCCGCGCATGCCATCAACATCAAGACGATGAAGTGCGGCGTCGTCGAGGCACTGACGATGTGGAGCCTCGCTCGCGCGGCGGGCCTGGAGCTCATGGTGGGCGGCATGGTGGAGAGCGTGCTGGCCATGTCCGCCTCGGCGCACCTGGCCGCCGGATTGGGGGGATTCACCTACGCCGACCTGGATACGCCGCTGTTCATCGCGAGCCACCCCTTCCAGGGCGGAGCCCGGTACGCGGGCGCACGGCTGGAGTTGCCAACGGATGCGCCCGGGCACGGCGTCACGCTGGCCTGA
- a CDS encoding acyl-CoA desaturase yields MAVLIFFVSHWLLCVFFQSFFQHRYAAHRMYTMGPKTERVMHLLTYLVQGSSYLSPKAYAILHREHHAFSDTEKDPHSPHFFKDVARMMWHTKARYDDYAAGRGQPEARFLGGYPEWPLVDTTLRTSWFATLGWVAFYSTFYVMFATSPWQFLLLPLHFLMGPVHGAIVNWCGHKYGYRNFDSTDKSRNSLPMDFLCMGELFQNNHHKYGSSPNFAARKFELDPTWQVMRVLALLRIIRIATPQRAVWPEAREATRAGGAARAA; encoded by the coding sequence ATGGCCGTCCTCATCTTCTTCGTCTCGCACTGGCTGCTCTGCGTGTTCTTCCAGAGCTTCTTCCAGCACCGGTACGCGGCCCACCGCATGTACACCATGGGGCCGAAGACGGAGCGGGTGATGCACCTGCTCACCTACCTGGTGCAGGGCTCGTCCTACCTGTCGCCCAAGGCGTACGCCATCCTCCACCGTGAGCACCATGCCTTCTCCGACACCGAGAAGGACCCGCACTCGCCCCACTTCTTCAAGGATGTGGCGCGGATGATGTGGCACACCAAGGCGCGCTACGACGACTACGCGGCCGGCCGCGGTCAACCCGAGGCCCGCTTCCTGGGTGGCTACCCGGAGTGGCCGCTCGTGGACACCACGCTGCGCACCTCATGGTTCGCCACCCTGGGCTGGGTGGCCTTCTACTCCACCTTCTACGTGATGTTCGCCACCTCGCCCTGGCAGTTCCTGCTGCTGCCCCTGCACTTCCTCATGGGCCCGGTGCACGGCGCCATCGTCAACTGGTGCGGCCACAAGTACGGCTACCGGAATTTCGACAGCACCGACAAGTCGCGCAACTCCCTGCCCATGGACTTCCTCTGCATGGGGGAGCTCTTCCAGAACAACCACCACAAGTACGGCAGCAGCCCCAACTTCGCGGCGAGGAAGTTCGAGCTGGACCCCACGTGGCAGGTGATGCGCGTGCTGGCCCTGCTGCGCATCATCCGCATCGCCACCCCGCAGCGAGCCGTCTGGCCGGAGGCCCGCGAGGCCACACGGGCCGGGGGCGCCGCTCGGGCCGCCTGA
- a CDS encoding ATP-binding protein, with translation MGTDTDTCLPRVLVTATHSCRHGAILNDRFQAAPAPDMDVLLVALEEAERHQSEGCMVLHAVRDAAGALVDFQWAWANPAGARVLGHAAPESLRGRRLCELMPGSGLAARVDLLRDVVEAGRPAADSFQEGDAWLQGTAVPLRDGVLLRLRDITSALRLEEGVRETLDWVRSMLEATPDAFFTVDADWRVTYVNHEAAALSGRSQEQLFRQILWQACPELLGTRMERELRRVASGAGHTIFEWRATPGRWHEVHAWGANGNVSIFGRDVTARKQAEAERDVLLSREHSGRLEAEALVHERTRELMAARERLVQSEKLAMAGQLAAGVGHEINNPLSYVVGNLQFALDQLEPLAARGEVREALARALGEAMEALREAKEGAERIRTTVRDLQTFARAEEPQLSPVDVHAALEFGLSMAMPHLRHRARVEKRLGPVPTVMAHETRLGQVFLQLLVNAAQAIPEGDVARYQVTLSTWRDGATVVVEVADNGHGMAPEVLERAFEPFFTTRPLGEGAGLGLSTSLGLVRGMGGELSASSAPGLGSVFQVRLPTTDADAPSVRVAEDKDLPGRKRVLVVDDEPLLASVLGRILGARHEVVVVHSGREALDTLARDADFDRIFCDLMMGDLTGMDVYDTLSSRQPELLARFVFMTGGGFSERARTFLQSVPVPRIEKPFELGVLHALVEDAPPRAGT, from the coding sequence ATGGGAACTGATACTGATACATGTCTGCCCCGTGTACTTGTGACGGCCACGCATTCGTGTCGACATGGAGCCATTCTGAACGACCGATTCCAGGCGGCTCCGGCGCCCGACATGGATGTGCTGCTCGTGGCGCTCGAGGAAGCGGAGCGGCACCAGTCCGAGGGCTGCATGGTGTTGCACGCCGTGCGGGACGCGGCCGGAGCGCTCGTCGACTTCCAGTGGGCCTGGGCGAATCCCGCGGGTGCGCGCGTCCTGGGGCACGCCGCCCCGGAGTCGCTGCGAGGCCGGCGGCTGTGTGAGCTGATGCCGGGCTCGGGATTGGCCGCCCGGGTGGACCTGCTTCGGGACGTGGTGGAAGCGGGGCGGCCGGCCGCTGACAGCTTCCAGGAAGGGGATGCGTGGCTTCAGGGAACGGCGGTGCCGCTCCGGGACGGTGTATTGCTGCGCCTGCGTGACATCACCAGCGCCCTGCGGTTGGAGGAGGGCGTCCGCGAAACCCTGGACTGGGTGCGGAGCATGCTGGAGGCCACGCCCGACGCGTTCTTCACGGTGGATGCGGACTGGCGGGTCACCTATGTGAACCACGAGGCCGCGGCCCTCAGCGGGCGTTCGCAGGAGCAGCTCTTCCGGCAGATTCTGTGGCAGGCGTGCCCGGAGTTGCTGGGCACGCGGATGGAGCGGGAGCTGCGCCGAGTCGCGAGCGGCGCGGGCCACACCATCTTCGAATGGCGCGCCACGCCTGGCCGCTGGCATGAGGTGCACGCCTGGGGCGCCAACGGCAACGTGTCCATCTTCGGGCGGGACGTCACCGCCAGGAAGCAGGCGGAGGCGGAGCGGGATGTGCTCCTGTCGCGCGAGCACTCGGGCCGCCTGGAAGCCGAGGCCCTGGTCCACGAGCGCACCCGCGAACTCATGGCCGCGCGCGAGCGACTGGTGCAGTCGGAGAAGCTGGCCATGGCGGGACAGCTGGCGGCGGGCGTGGGGCACGAAATCAACAACCCGCTCTCCTATGTCGTGGGCAACCTGCAGTTCGCGCTGGATCAACTCGAGCCCCTCGCGGCGCGGGGCGAAGTGCGTGAAGCCCTGGCCCGCGCGCTGGGCGAGGCGATGGAGGCCCTGCGCGAGGCGAAGGAAGGCGCCGAGCGCATCCGCACCACCGTCCGTGACTTGCAGACCTTCGCCCGCGCGGAGGAGCCGCAACTGTCACCCGTGGACGTGCACGCGGCGCTGGAGTTCGGCCTCTCCATGGCGATGCCGCACCTTCGCCACCGGGCCCGCGTCGAGAAGCGCCTGGGCCCGGTGCCCACGGTGATGGCGCACGAGACGCGGCTGGGGCAGGTGTTCCTCCAACTGCTCGTCAACGCCGCGCAGGCCATTCCGGAAGGGGACGTGGCGCGCTACCAGGTGACGCTCTCCACCTGGAGGGACGGCGCGACGGTGGTGGTGGAGGTGGCGGACAACGGCCACGGCATGGCGCCCGAGGTCCTGGAGCGCGCCTTTGAGCCCTTCTTCACCACCCGTCCCCTGGGGGAGGGCGCTGGACTCGGCCTGTCCACCAGCCTGGGCCTGGTGCGAGGCATGGGCGGCGAGCTGTCGGCGTCGAGCGCGCCGGGGCTGGGCAGTGTCTTCCAGGTGCGGCTGCCCACCACCGACGCGGACGCGCCCTCCGTGCGGGTGGCGGAGGACAAGGACCTTCCCGGGCGGAAGCGGGTGCTGGTGGTGGATGACGAGCCGCTGCTCGCCTCGGTATTGGGCCGCATCCTCGGCGCGCGTCACGAGGTGGTGGTGGTCCACAGCGGGCGCGAGGCGTTGGACACACTGGCGCGCGACGCGGACTTCGACCGCATCTTCTGTGACTTGATGATGGGGGACCTGACGGGGATGGACGTGTACGACACGCTGTCCTCGCGTCAGCCGGAGCTGCTCGCGCGCTTTGTCTTCATGACGGGCGGAGGCTTCTCCGAGCGGGCACGGACCTTCCTTCAGTCGGTTCCGGTGCCGCGCATCGAAAAGCCGTTCGAGCTGGGCGTCCTGCACGCGCTGGTGGAGGACGCCCCGCCGCGCGCCGGTACTTGA
- the bioA gene encoding adenosylmethionine--8-amino-7-oxononanoate transaminase → MKRADIVGLDKAHVWHPYTAMEAYIAETDPLVVVRSEGAYLHDADGTRYLDANGSWWVSTLGHRHPRLMRALAEQAAALPHVSLAGITHEPAALLASELAAIAPGSDRPDLPASERLSRVFYSDNGSTAVEVAIKMAAQYWAQNGQPRRTRFITLSGAFHGETMGATSVGGVPLFREVFGPLLFDVVHVPSPAEEGGWARAFAQVQSTLRAHPEEIAGVILEPVLQGAAGMVMYSPDFVRAVREATREVDTFLIADEVFTGLGRTGARFAVDLAGVVPDMLCLAKALSGGILPFGATLASERVFSGFLGASNRALYYGHSYCGNPLGAAIAREVLAVYRDEDVMGQVARKAPRVKAAFERMADTIPGLVRPRAVGMVGAVDLGGGGYLARGGWRVYEAARRRGLYLRPMGDTVYVAPALTISDEALEELLSGVEASLQEVADG, encoded by the coding sequence GTGAAGCGGGCGGACATCGTCGGATTGGACAAGGCGCACGTCTGGCATCCCTACACGGCGATGGAGGCCTACATCGCGGAGACGGATCCACTGGTGGTGGTGCGCTCGGAAGGGGCGTACCTCCATGACGCGGACGGCACGCGCTACTTGGACGCCAACGGTTCCTGGTGGGTGTCCACGCTGGGCCACCGTCACCCGCGCCTGATGCGCGCGCTCGCCGAGCAGGCCGCCGCGCTCCCACACGTCTCCCTGGCGGGCATCACCCACGAGCCAGCAGCGCTGCTAGCGTCGGAGCTGGCGGCCATCGCCCCCGGTTCGGACCGCCCGGACCTTCCCGCGTCCGAGCGCCTGTCCCGCGTCTTCTATTCGGACAACGGCAGCACGGCGGTGGAGGTGGCCATCAAGATGGCGGCCCAGTACTGGGCGCAGAATGGGCAGCCGCGCCGCACCCGCTTCATCACCCTGTCGGGGGCGTTCCACGGCGAGACGATGGGCGCCACCAGCGTGGGAGGCGTTCCCCTGTTCCGGGAGGTCTTCGGCCCCCTGCTCTTTGACGTGGTGCACGTCCCCTCTCCGGCGGAGGAGGGGGGCTGGGCACGCGCCTTCGCGCAGGTCCAGTCCACCTTGCGCGCTCACCCCGAGGAGATTGCAGGCGTCATCCTGGAGCCGGTGCTGCAGGGCGCGGCGGGCATGGTGATGTACTCGCCAGACTTCGTCCGGGCGGTGCGCGAGGCCACGCGCGAGGTGGACACCTTCCTCATCGCGGATGAAGTCTTCACGGGGCTGGGGCGCACGGGCGCACGTTTCGCGGTGGACCTGGCGGGCGTGGTGCCGGACATGCTGTGTCTGGCGAAGGCCCTCTCGGGGGGAATCCTGCCTTTCGGAGCGACGCTGGCCTCGGAGCGCGTCTTCTCCGGTTTCCTAGGGGCGTCGAACCGGGCGCTGTATTACGGGCATTCGTACTGCGGCAACCCGTTGGGCGCCGCCATCGCCCGGGAAGTCCTGGCTGTCTACCGGGACGAGGACGTGATGGGGCAGGTGGCGCGAAAGGCCCCCCGCGTGAAGGCCGCCTTCGAGCGGATGGCCGACACGATTCCGGGCTTGGTGCGCCCCCGCGCCGTGGGAATGGTGGGAGCGGTGGACCTGGGTGGGGGTGGCTACCTCGCCCGAGGAGGGTGGCGAGTGTACGAGGCCGCGCGTCGCCGAGGGCTCTACCTGCGGCCCATGGGGGATACCGTGTACGTCGCGCCCGCGCTGACTATCTCTGACGAGGCGCTTGAGGAGCTGCTGTCCGGAGTGGAGGCATCCCTCCAGGAAGTGGCCGACGGTTGA